GATGCAGCGGGCAACTACCGGATGGAAAACACCGAGGAGTTCTCGGGCTCTCGCGGCCAACGCGTCTTTGTAACAGCGACCACGCCACCAGAATTCACCTTGGACAACTACAACAAGATCCTCTTCAGTGGGTCGCCTTCGGAAAATATGGGGACCGCTTTTGTCAGCACACTCACGGTGACAATCCCTGCAACCATCATCCCGATCTTGATCGCAGCTTTTGCGGCCTATGCATTGGCGTGGATGGAATTTCCAGGCCGCCCGCTGTTGATCGCCTTCGTTGTGGGCCTCTTGGTCGTGCCGCTGCAACTTGCGCTGATCCCTTTGTTGAAACTGCACCTCGGCATTGGCATCGGCAAAGGCTACCTCGGCGTTTGGCTTGCACACACCGGGTTCGGCCTGCCGCTCGCGATCTATCTATTGCGCAACTACATGGTCGGCCTACCGCGCGACATCATCGAGAACGCGCGCGTTGACGGAGCCACGGATTTCCAGATCTTCACCAAGATCATCCTACCGCTGAGCTTTCCTGCGCTGGCCTCTTTCGCGATCTTCCAATTCCTCTGGACATGGAACGACCTCTTGGTCGCCAAGGTTTTCCTGATCGACGCCACCGGCCAGACCACCGTGATGACGAACCGCATCGTCGAGATGCTGGGCACACGCGGCGGCAACTGGGAGATCCTCGCCACCGCAGGCTTTGTGTCCATGGCGGTGCCCCTTCTTGTTTTCTTTGCAATGCAGAAATACCTGGTCCGCGGTTTGCTGGCTGGGTCCGTGAAATAGGACGAATTGAATGACTCAGGCAGCAGAACTCGCACCTGTTAAATCCACATCAAACGCCGATTGGTGGCGCGGCGGGGTGATCTATCAGATCTATCCGCGCAGCTTCCAGGACAGCAACGGCGACGGAATCGGAGACCTTAAGGGCATCACCAGCCGTCTTGACTACATCGAGTCCCTTGGGGTCGATGCGATCTGGATTTCGCCCTTCTTCAAATCCCCGATGAAAGACTTTGGCTACGACGTCAGCGACTATCGCGATGTCGATCCGATGTTTGGCACATTGGCAGATTTCGACGAACTGCTCGACAAGGCGCACGCCCGCGGCATTCGTATCATGATCGATCTGGTCCTGTCGCACACCTCGGATCAACACGTCTGGTTCGGCGAAAGCCGCAAGTCGCGCGACAATCCGAAATCTGACTGGTTCGTCTGGGCCGATCCTAATGAGGACGGCACGCCGCCCAACAACTGGCTGTCGATCTTTGGTGGCTCGGCTTGGCAATGGGACACACGTCGTGAGCAATACTTTCTGCACAACTTCCTCGCCTCTCAACCGGATCTGAACTTCCACTGTGTCGACGTACAGGACGCCCTTTTGGACGTGGCACGGTTCTGGCTGGATCGCGGTGTTGATGGGTTCCGTCTGGACACGATTAACTTCTATTTCCACGACAAAGAACTGCGCAGCAACCCGGCCCTGCCGCGCGAGGCCCGCAATGCCTCGATCGCGCCGATGGTGAACCCCTATAACCATCAGGATCACCTCTATTCCAAGAGCCAGCCCGAAAACATCGCGTTCCTGGAACGC
This is a stretch of genomic DNA from Cognatishimia activa. It encodes these proteins:
- a CDS encoding carbohydrate ABC transporter permease; translated protein: MDNIAGQKSTLTWVVHISVAALVVLWMFPTVGLFVSSFRTTDQISTGGWWKALFPAEQNLTIRAAAPDTQVNIDGMFVIEGTLFEEGFDAAVSSWGISSRDINAFVPGETAELRRGGTITVDAAGNYRMENTEEFSGSRGQRVFVTATTPPEFTLDNYNKILFSGSPSENMGTAFVSTLTVTIPATIIPILIAAFAAYALAWMEFPGRPLLIAFVVGLLVVPLQLALIPLLKLHLGIGIGKGYLGVWLAHTGFGLPLAIYLLRNYMVGLPRDIIENARVDGATDFQIFTKIILPLSFPALASFAIFQFLWTWNDLLVAKVFLIDATGQTTVMTNRIVEMLGTRGGNWEILATAGFVSMAVPLLVFFAMQKYLVRGLLAGSVK